A stretch of Marinobacter sp. F4206 DNA encodes these proteins:
- a CDS encoding ABC-type transport auxiliary lipoprotein family protein gives MNRRLAVFTLTAGLLASLAGCTVFPNPEPPRVMDFSVPDPTFRARETRPYSFRVDTPYASDPLNGNRILAKPTPWEFQMYDGVRWRDTVPVIVRDLLLRTVRASRGFENVISDTNPADADWTLISELSAFHSENNGQTANVVIELHGQVVNNRSRATLCSDSFRIEQQSNGTSIESVVEAFSLAGERLSKTITQWATKCNGAGD, from the coding sequence GTGAACCGACGTCTGGCTGTATTCACACTCACCGCCGGGCTTCTGGCCAGTTTGGCCGGCTGCACGGTATTTCCCAATCCAGAGCCTCCCCGGGTCATGGATTTTTCCGTGCCTGATCCAACCTTTCGCGCTCGCGAAACCCGGCCCTACAGTTTTCGCGTGGACACCCCTTACGCGTCAGACCCGTTAAACGGCAACCGGATTCTGGCCAAACCGACACCTTGGGAATTCCAGATGTACGACGGCGTACGTTGGCGGGACACGGTACCGGTGATTGTTCGCGACTTACTACTGAGGACGGTTCGCGCCAGCAGGGGCTTTGAAAACGTAATCAGTGACACCAATCCGGCCGACGCCGACTGGACCCTGATCAGCGAACTCTCAGCATTCCACAGTGAAAACAATGGCCAGACGGCCAACGTGGTGATCGAATTGCACGGCCAGGTCGTCAATAACCGGTCCCGGGCCACACTGTGTTCCGACAGTTTCCGAATTGAGCAGCAGTCCAACGGAACCAGCATTGAATCGGTCGTTGAAGCGTTCAGCCTGGCCGGTGAACGGCTTTCAAAAACCATCACCCAGTGGGCGACGAAGTGCAATGGTGCGGGCGACTAA
- the pgsA gene encoding CDP-diacylglycerol--glycerol-3-phosphate 3-phosphatidyltransferase, translating to MNLPNILTLSRIIMIPVFVIIFYLPVEWSYLVSACIFALAGLTDWLDGYLARKLDQSTPFGAFLDPVADKLMVAVALAVLIEEHAAILLTIPATVIIGREIVISALREWMAEMGSRASVAVSYIGKIKTTAQMAAIVGLLAFPPGVVWADVSIGLLYIAAGLTLWSMGLYLKAAWADLFPAS from the coding sequence ATGAATCTACCCAACATTCTCACTCTCTCCCGCATTATCATGATCCCGGTCTTTGTGATCATTTTCTACCTGCCAGTGGAGTGGAGTTATCTGGTCAGTGCCTGCATTTTTGCCCTGGCGGGACTGACCGACTGGCTGGATGGGTATCTGGCCCGGAAGCTGGATCAAAGCACTCCGTTCGGCGCATTCCTCGACCCGGTCGCGGATAAGTTGATGGTGGCGGTCGCTCTGGCCGTTCTGATCGAGGAACATGCGGCGATTCTGCTTACCATCCCGGCCACAGTCATTATTGGACGCGAGATTGTGATCTCGGCTCTGCGGGAGTGGATGGCGGAAATGGGAAGCCGTGCCAGTGTCGCGGTGTCCTACATCGGCAAGATCAAGACCACGGCCCAGATGGCGGCCATTGTTGGCCTGCTGGCCTTTCCCCCAGGCGTTGTATGGGCGGACGTGTCCATCGGGTTACTGTATATCGCAGCGGGTCTGACGCTCTGGTCCATGGGGCTCTACCTGAAGGCAGCATGGGCGGATCTTTTTCCCGCCTCTTAG
- a CDS encoding ABC transporter ATP-binding protein, with translation MKHHQLEPHPDSIGEAVIQVRGLCNQFGTHVIHKDLDLDLMNGEILGVVGGSGTGKTVLLRTIVGLNPPAAGEIRVFDKDLEQLPARQRSLVEQRLGVLFQGGALFTSLNLQENIAVPLIEHVGLSRPEAQRLARMKLALTGLPPEAALKYPAELSGGMVKRAALARALALDPEVLFLDEPTAGLDPIGAAAFDRLIVTLRDALGLTVFLVTHDLDTLYATCDRIAVLAQKKVLVADRLERVAAIDDPWIQDYFNGPRGRAAESAFRAQSPRSQE, from the coding sequence ATGAAACATCATCAGCTTGAACCACATCCCGACTCGATTGGGGAAGCCGTTATCCAGGTGCGAGGGCTTTGCAACCAGTTTGGGACCCACGTGATTCACAAGGACCTGGATCTCGATCTGATGAACGGCGAGATCCTGGGCGTGGTCGGGGGATCCGGAACCGGCAAGACGGTACTTCTTCGAACTATCGTGGGGCTTAACCCCCCTGCTGCCGGCGAAATTCGGGTGTTCGATAAGGACCTTGAACAACTACCAGCCCGGCAACGTTCCCTGGTTGAACAACGACTCGGTGTTCTGTTTCAGGGTGGCGCGCTCTTCACGTCGTTAAACCTGCAGGAAAACATAGCCGTTCCGCTGATCGAGCATGTTGGGCTGAGCCGGCCGGAGGCACAACGCCTGGCCCGCATGAAGCTGGCACTGACAGGCTTACCGCCCGAGGCGGCCCTGAAGTATCCTGCGGAACTGTCCGGTGGCATGGTCAAGCGTGCCGCACTGGCACGCGCACTCGCCCTCGACCCGGAGGTCCTGTTCCTGGACGAACCCACGGCCGGCCTCGATCCAATTGGCGCAGCCGCCTTCGACCGGCTCATTGTCACCCTGCGGGACGCCCTCGGCCTCACGGTTTTTCTGGTCACCCACGACCTCGATACCCTGTACGCCACTTGCGACCGAATTGCCGTGCTGGCCCAGAAAAAAGTGTTGGTGGCGGACCGCCTGGAACGGGTCGCCGCCATTGATGACCCATGGATACAGGACTACTTTAACGGCCCTCGGGGGCGCGCTGCAGAAAGCGCCTTCCGAGCCCAATCACCCCGGTCTCAGGAGTAA
- the fdhF gene encoding formate dehydrogenase subunit alpha translates to MSHSSECFTLTLDDMEVEAFPGETLWQVAKRAGETIPQLCFKDAPGYRADGNCRACMVEVEGERVLAASCIREAAPGMVVRSAGSSRVQAARKGILELLLADQPERESSPDRSSHFWDTADQLAIDAGAVRQRLPARSDREGPTVHHVEPRSDSLPHAGGHDATHSAMHVNLDACITCGLCERACREVQGNDVIGLAHRGAASKVIFDFDDPMGDSTCVACGECVQACPTGALMPATLIDAQGRGDSAVADRTVDSICPYCGVGCQLTYHIKDEPADTKTESGLQRGRILFVEGRDGPSNQGRLCVKGRFGFDYPAHPARLTRPLIRRKGVPKGLDPDFDPANPLTHFREASWEEALELAASGLTELKGQHGSNALAGFGSAKCSNEEAWLFQKLVRTGFGSNHVDHCTRLCHASSVAALMECLGSGAVTASFMQALQADVVILTGCNPAVNHPVAATYFKQAARNGTKLIIIDPRGQSLDAYAWRSVRFSPGGDVSLFNGLLNVIISEGLFDKNYIDTHTEGFEALAASIEGMTPEVMSPVCGVDPDTIREVARAYAQAESAMIFWGMGISQHVHGTDNARCLISLALTCGHTGRPGTGLHPLRGQNNVQGASDAGLIPMVLPDYQPVGDAQMRSAFEELWNTKLDPEPGLTVVEIMDAIRAGIIKGMYILGENPAMSDPDLTHARAALGALEHLVVQDLFVTETAQFADVILPAAAWSEKSGTVTNTNRQVQMGRAALAPPGEAKADWWIIQEIARHFGLAWNYSGPEQVFAEMKQGMHSLDHISWSRLEREGSVTYPCPADDAPGDDVVFADAFPRSGGKAKFSPASPLPPDEPVDEAYPTVLTTGRLLEHWHTGAMTRRSRVLDEREPEAAAFLAPSELERLGVASGENIHIATRRGSITLAARADQTMPEGMVFVPFAFVEAAANVLTNPALDPDGKIPEFKYAACRLSPA, encoded by the coding sequence ATGAGCCATTCCAGCGAATGTTTTACCCTGACCCTGGACGATATGGAAGTCGAGGCCTTCCCCGGTGAAACCCTCTGGCAGGTCGCAAAGCGAGCCGGCGAGACCATCCCGCAACTGTGCTTCAAGGATGCCCCGGGCTACCGTGCCGATGGCAATTGCCGGGCCTGCATGGTGGAGGTGGAAGGGGAGCGGGTGCTGGCAGCAAGTTGCATTCGGGAGGCAGCGCCCGGCATGGTCGTGCGAAGCGCGGGCTCTTCACGGGTTCAGGCGGCCCGTAAAGGCATTCTGGAATTACTGCTGGCCGACCAGCCCGAGCGAGAGAGCAGCCCCGATCGGTCCAGCCATTTTTGGGATACCGCGGACCAGCTGGCCATCGATGCTGGTGCCGTGCGCCAGCGCCTGCCGGCACGTTCAGATCGCGAAGGGCCGACGGTCCACCATGTTGAACCCCGTTCCGATTCACTGCCACACGCCGGCGGCCACGACGCTACCCACTCGGCCATGCACGTCAATCTCGACGCCTGCATCACCTGTGGTCTGTGCGAGCGAGCCTGCCGGGAAGTGCAGGGCAACGATGTGATTGGACTGGCCCACCGGGGGGCCGCGTCGAAGGTCATCTTCGATTTTGACGATCCCATGGGGGACAGCACCTGCGTTGCCTGCGGCGAATGCGTGCAGGCCTGCCCGACCGGGGCGCTGATGCCCGCTACCCTGATCGATGCCCAGGGCCGCGGAGACTCGGCGGTGGCGGACCGTACCGTGGACTCTATTTGCCCATACTGCGGCGTAGGCTGCCAGCTCACGTACCACATCAAGGACGAGCCTGCCGACACCAAAACAGAGTCAGGCCTTCAAAGAGGAAGAATTCTTTTTGTGGAGGGCAGGGATGGCCCCTCGAACCAGGGCAGGCTCTGTGTGAAAGGCCGCTTCGGCTTCGATTATCCCGCGCACCCGGCCCGGCTGACACGACCACTGATTCGACGTAAGGGCGTCCCCAAAGGGCTCGACCCTGACTTTGATCCGGCCAATCCCCTGACGCATTTTCGCGAGGCAAGCTGGGAAGAAGCGCTGGAACTGGCGGCGAGCGGTCTAACCGAACTCAAAGGCCAGCACGGCTCCAACGCACTCGCCGGCTTTGGCAGCGCCAAGTGTTCCAACGAAGAAGCCTGGCTCTTCCAGAAGCTGGTGCGCACCGGTTTCGGCTCCAACCACGTGGACCATTGCACCCGGCTTTGCCACGCCAGCTCGGTCGCAGCGCTGATGGAGTGCCTGGGGTCGGGCGCCGTAACTGCCTCCTTCATGCAGGCGCTCCAGGCCGACGTGGTGATCCTCACCGGCTGCAACCCGGCGGTAAATCACCCGGTAGCCGCTACCTACTTCAAGCAGGCAGCGCGTAATGGCACCAAACTGATCATCATTGATCCCCGGGGCCAATCGTTGGACGCCTATGCCTGGCGCAGCGTGCGTTTCTCGCCCGGTGGCGACGTGTCGCTGTTCAATGGCCTGCTCAATGTGATCATCAGCGAGGGGCTTTTCGACAAGAACTACATCGATACCCATACCGAAGGCTTCGAGGCACTGGCGGCAAGTATCGAGGGCATGACCCCGGAAGTGATGAGCCCGGTATGTGGCGTCGACCCCGACACGATTCGGGAAGTGGCTCGTGCCTACGCGCAGGCCGAAAGCGCGATGATCTTCTGGGGCATGGGCATTTCCCAGCATGTGCACGGTACCGACAACGCCCGCTGCCTGATTTCTCTGGCCCTGACGTGCGGCCACACCGGCCGTCCCGGCACCGGCCTGCACCCATTGCGGGGGCAAAACAACGTGCAGGGTGCCTCCGATGCCGGCTTGATCCCCATGGTACTGCCAGACTACCAGCCGGTGGGGGATGCCCAGATGCGATCTGCCTTCGAAGAACTCTGGAACACCAAACTGGACCCGGAGCCGGGTCTGACTGTGGTGGAGATCATGGACGCTATCAGGGCGGGCATCATCAAGGGCATGTACATCCTCGGTGAAAACCCCGCGATGTCGGATCCGGATCTCACCCATGCCCGGGCCGCGCTTGGCGCCCTCGAGCACCTGGTGGTACAGGATCTGTTCGTTACCGAAACCGCCCAGTTCGCCGACGTCATCCTGCCCGCAGCCGCCTGGTCGGAAAAGTCCGGCACTGTCACCAACACCAACCGGCAGGTGCAAATGGGCCGGGCTGCGCTCGCGCCCCCAGGTGAAGCAAAGGCGGACTGGTGGATTATCCAGGAAATCGCGCGGCATTTTGGGTTGGCCTGGAACTACAGCGGCCCCGAGCAGGTGTTTGCCGAGATGAAACAGGGCATGCATTCACTGGATCATATCTCCTGGTCCCGGCTGGAGCGGGAAGGGTCTGTGACCTATCCGTGCCCGGCGGACGACGCGCCCGGCGATGATGTGGTCTTTGCCGATGCGTTTCCCAGGTCCGGGGGGAAGGCCAAATTCTCTCCGGCCAGCCCGCTGCCTCCCGACGAGCCGGTGGATGAAGCCTACCCCACGGTGCTGACCACCGGGCGTTTGCTGGAGCACTGGCACACGGGCGCCATGACCCGTCGAAGCCGGGTACTGGACGAACGGGAACCCGAAGCGGCGGCTTTCCTGGCGCCCTCAGAGCTGGAACGCCTGGGCGTAGCCTCTGGAGAGAACATCCACATCGCCACCCGGCGGGGAAGCATCACTCTTGCGGCGCGGGCTGACCAGACCATGCCCGAAGGCATGGTGTTTGTGCCTTTCGCGTTTGTGGAAGCGGCGGCCAACGTTCTCACCAACCCGGCGCTGGATCCGGACGGGAAGATTCCGGAGTTCAAATACGCAGCGTGCCGGCTCAGCCCGGCCTAG
- a CDS encoding MlaD family protein produces the protein MEPKAHHVIIGLFTVTAFAAALGFALWLGKSAADRDWAYYEIGFNHPVSGLAAGNPVLYSGVQIGDVVEMRLEPHDPSHVRVLIRVDQQIPIRENTKAGLVLANITGSMSIQFSGGSPDSPELEGDQQNPPLIMAKPSAFDSLMANGEDLLQKADSLLTNANKMFSDQNTENLTAILANTREATDALLAQRSQLNALLERLDSAGKRTGEAAIRVAQVSDNANAILQNEGRAVLNSLDQALQTIHATSSRIDRLTRENEGAMDSGLQGMGELAPALRELRSTLRNLNQFTRRLGEDPTRTIWGGETIKELSQ, from the coding sequence ATGGAGCCTAAGGCCCACCATGTGATTATTGGCTTGTTTACGGTGACAGCGTTTGCCGCAGCACTCGGTTTTGCCCTCTGGCTTGGCAAGTCCGCAGCCGACCGGGACTGGGCTTACTACGAAATCGGCTTTAACCATCCGGTGAGCGGACTCGCGGCGGGGAATCCTGTGCTCTACAGCGGCGTTCAGATAGGGGATGTCGTTGAAATGAGACTGGAGCCTCACGACCCCAGCCACGTCCGCGTGCTGATCCGTGTCGATCAGCAGATCCCGATTCGGGAAAATACGAAGGCTGGCCTGGTGTTGGCTAATATAACCGGGAGCATGAGCATCCAGTTCAGTGGCGGCAGCCCGGACAGCCCCGAACTCGAAGGTGACCAACAAAACCCTCCGCTGATCATGGCCAAGCCCTCGGCGTTCGACAGTCTGATGGCCAATGGGGAGGACCTGCTGCAAAAAGCCGACTCATTGCTGACCAACGCCAACAAAATGTTCTCCGATCAGAACACGGAGAATCTGACGGCCATTCTCGCCAACACCCGGGAGGCAACAGACGCTCTGCTCGCCCAAAGGAGTCAACTCAATGCGCTGCTCGAAAGACTGGATTCTGCAGGCAAACGGACCGGCGAAGCCGCTATCAGGGTGGCCCAGGTATCGGATAACGCCAACGCCATTCTGCAGAATGAGGGCCGCGCGGTGCTGAACTCGCTCGATCAGGCGCTGCAAACCATACACGCGACCTCGTCCCGAATTGACAGGCTGACCCGGGAGAACGAAGGTGCCATGGATTCAGGCCTGCAGGGTATGGGGGAATTGGCGCCCGCGTTGCGTGAACTGCGCAGTACCCTGCGTAACCTCAATCAGTTCACCCGGCGACTGGGGGAAGATCCCACACGAACGATCTGGGGCGGTGAAACCATCAAGGAGCTGTCACAGTGA
- a CDS encoding NADH-ubiquinone oxidoreductase-F iron-sulfur binding region domain-containing protein, producing MSTDEKMVKRRRSALRGREVQPAVLSELRDLIGDERVDPALRHRDRLIEHLHLLQDADSYLSMPRLRALAAFMNLPMAAIYETATFYAHFDVIHDEQTPPPKLTLRVCDSLPCRLAGAEALHQALSDGADPETVRVLHAPCMGRCDTAPVVAVGHHHVLNASTQNVEAAVKQGQVEPGKVRWQRLSEYRSIGGYQLLADCREGLVSIESLEKELEQAGLRGLGGAGFPTFRKWRAVRAEPGPRYAVINADEGEPGTFKDRYYLEREPHTFLEGALVSAWAVEAKALYIYLRDEYPGLQGVLKEAIAELEAVAIVEKGFVILRRGAGAYICGEESALIESLEGKPGKPRHRPPFVAQKGLFGQPTLVNNVETVYWIPRIHAQGAEWFANQGRHGRKGLRSFSVSGRVARPGVHVAPAGITLNELIEEYCGGMAEGHRLLAYLPGGASGGILPASKADIPLDFDTLQEHGCFIGSAAVIVLSDQDNLQAAASNLLGFFADESCGQCTPCRVGTEKMLTLLERDTWDEATLQRLAAVMADASICGLGQAAPNPVLSLLRDFRGELASHNLIAKG from the coding sequence ATGAGCACAGACGAGAAGATGGTCAAACGCCGGCGCTCTGCTCTTCGGGGTCGTGAAGTGCAACCGGCTGTACTGTCGGAACTTCGGGACCTGATCGGTGACGAACGTGTCGATCCGGCATTGCGCCACCGTGATCGCCTGATTGAGCACCTGCATTTACTGCAGGACGCAGACAGTTACCTCTCCATGCCCCGGCTTCGGGCCTTGGCGGCTTTCATGAACCTGCCTATGGCCGCGATTTATGAAACGGCCACTTTCTATGCCCATTTCGACGTTATCCACGACGAGCAAACCCCACCACCCAAGCTGACTCTCCGTGTGTGTGACTCGCTGCCCTGTCGTTTGGCCGGTGCGGAGGCACTGCATCAAGCGTTGTCTGATGGAGCTGATCCCGAAACGGTAAGAGTACTGCACGCGCCCTGCATGGGGCGCTGCGACACGGCACCGGTGGTCGCCGTCGGGCATCACCATGTATTGAATGCCAGCACCCAGAATGTTGAAGCCGCGGTAAAGCAGGGGCAGGTGGAGCCGGGTAAAGTCCGGTGGCAACGTCTGTCGGAGTATCGTTCGATCGGTGGTTATCAATTACTGGCGGATTGCCGAGAAGGCCTGGTGAGCATCGAATCGCTCGAGAAGGAACTCGAGCAAGCGGGCCTGCGCGGGCTCGGCGGTGCCGGATTTCCCACCTTCCGCAAGTGGCGGGCCGTGCGGGCAGAGCCGGGCCCCCGCTACGCCGTGATCAATGCCGACGAAGGTGAACCGGGCACGTTCAAAGATCGCTATTATCTGGAACGAGAACCTCACACCTTTCTGGAGGGTGCGCTTGTTAGTGCCTGGGCGGTTGAGGCAAAGGCCCTATACATCTATTTGAGGGACGAATACCCCGGCCTGCAGGGTGTGTTGAAAGAAGCTATTGCTGAGTTGGAAGCAGTCGCCATCGTCGAAAAGGGCTTCGTGATCCTGCGCCGCGGCGCGGGTGCCTACATCTGCGGCGAGGAATCGGCCCTGATCGAGTCTCTGGAGGGCAAACCCGGCAAGCCTCGCCATCGCCCGCCTTTTGTGGCCCAGAAAGGCCTGTTCGGTCAGCCCACCCTCGTTAACAACGTCGAGACCGTTTACTGGATTCCGCGTATCCACGCGCAGGGTGCCGAGTGGTTTGCAAACCAGGGGCGGCATGGTCGTAAGGGGCTTCGCAGTTTCTCGGTCTCCGGGCGGGTCGCCAGGCCTGGCGTTCATGTGGCGCCTGCGGGCATTACGCTTAATGAGCTCATTGAGGAATACTGTGGCGGCATGGCAGAAGGGCACCGCCTCCTGGCTTATCTGCCCGGCGGCGCTTCCGGCGGCATACTGCCGGCCAGCAAAGCCGATATTCCGCTGGATTTTGACACGCTTCAGGAGCACGGCTGCTTCATCGGTTCCGCCGCCGTGATCGTTCTGTCTGATCAGGACAATTTGCAAGCCGCGGCTTCCAACCTTTTGGGCTTCTTCGCGGACGAATCCTGCGGGCAGTGCACCCCGTGCCGTGTGGGCACCGAAAAAATGCTGACGCTGCTGGAGCGGGATACCTGGGATGAGGCAACGCTCCAGCGACTCGCCGCCGTGATGGCCGATGCGTCCATCTGTGGTCTTGGCCAGGCCGCGCCCAATCCGGTGCTGAGCCTGCTGCGGGATTTCCGCGGCGAACTGGCCAGCCACAATCTCATCGCCAAAGGGTAG
- a CDS encoding MlaE family ABC transporter permease: protein MTSPASEENPVFAASASTPGEAIVDGTSLAIRGDWTLSDYEHLQGIVWRASAKLADVVSVDLSRLGRLDTAGAFQLVSLLGPEHLHDLASRAEGLAPEKSALLCAVCAAMANRPEPEPPRIPVITRFLAETGEKTDGILQLLRTLNGFIGQTLAAMFWVLPRPWRWRITPFVAAIQETGLNALPIVALLTFLVGAVVAFLGATVLESFGATIYTVNLVAFSFVREFGVLLAAILLAGRTASAFTAHIGAMKVNEELDAIRTLGLNPIELLVLPRVLAMMVSLPVLAFIGMVAGMAGGAAVCALALDIYPAQFLAIVERDTELRHFLVGLSKAPVFAFLIAVIGCLEGFKVSGSAQSVGEHTTSSVVQSIFMVILFDSIAAMFFMEMGW from the coding sequence GTGACCAGCCCCGCCAGTGAGGAAAATCCGGTTTTCGCGGCGAGTGCTTCAACGCCCGGCGAAGCTATCGTGGATGGCACTTCTCTCGCCATTCGAGGCGACTGGACGCTCTCGGATTACGAGCACCTGCAGGGCATTGTCTGGAGAGCATCAGCGAAACTGGCGGATGTTGTAAGTGTTGACCTCTCGCGGCTGGGGCGTCTGGATACCGCCGGCGCCTTTCAACTGGTTTCTCTCCTAGGCCCCGAACACCTTCACGATCTGGCTTCCCGTGCGGAGGGCCTGGCTCCGGAGAAGTCGGCACTGCTGTGCGCGGTCTGTGCCGCGATGGCTAACCGGCCCGAACCGGAACCACCCCGGATACCCGTGATTACCCGCTTCCTGGCCGAAACCGGCGAGAAAACCGACGGTATTCTCCAGTTACTCCGGACGCTGAACGGGTTTATCGGCCAGACCCTGGCGGCAATGTTCTGGGTGCTGCCTCGCCCCTGGCGTTGGCGGATCACGCCTTTTGTGGCCGCGATACAGGAAACCGGGCTCAACGCCCTGCCCATTGTCGCCCTGCTCACCTTCCTTGTGGGGGCGGTCGTTGCCTTTCTCGGGGCCACCGTTCTCGAGAGTTTTGGCGCGACTATTTACACGGTCAATCTGGTCGCCTTTTCATTTGTGCGGGAATTCGGGGTGCTTCTGGCGGCAATCCTTCTTGCCGGCAGGACCGCCAGCGCCTTTACCGCACATATCGGTGCCATGAAGGTCAATGAAGAGCTCGACGCTATCCGGACATTGGGCCTCAATCCGATTGAACTGCTGGTACTGCCGCGGGTGCTGGCAATGATGGTGAGCCTCCCGGTTCTCGCCTTTATCGGCATGGTCGCTGGTATGGCGGGAGGAGCGGCTGTCTGTGCCCTGGCGCTCGACATTTATCCTGCCCAGTTCCTGGCCATTGTCGAGCGGGACACAGAACTCCGTCACTTCCTTGTAGGGCTCTCCAAGGCCCCGGTATTCGCATTTTTGATTGCCGTTATCGGGTGCCTTGAAGGCTTCAAGGTCAGCGGGAGCGCGCAATCGGTTGGCGAGCACACCACCTCGAGTGTGGTTCAGTCCATTTTCATGGTGATTCTGTTCGACTCGATCGCCGCCATGTTCTTCATGGAAATGGGGTGGTAG
- a CDS encoding DNA repair exonuclease, with translation MPKFLHTADWQMGRAFTRFETEDGAALVEARFEAIETLARLANEHHCDAVLVAGDVFDAQTVSDRTIRRVFNATKAFAGPWVMLPGNHDAALAESVWTRAQRLGAVPENVHLALQPGVINLEPERLSVLCAPLTQRHTYGDLTEPFSGYETPEGSIRIGLAHGSVQGLLPDEIDSTNPIAPNRAEASRLDYLALGDWHGTKQIDERTWYSGTPEPERFRNNEAGNALIVEVSEPGATPSVTRLPTGRYQWHQWRETLAVHSDLEQLLDRLNALPESAVVDLRLEGSVTLAGEETLLKALSVSEARFRSLRCERSGLQLAPTDEDIAALKADGYVGEVVESLRDRQENAQDDTARDALAILAGLLREREQEAGQ, from the coding sequence ATGCCAAAGTTTTTGCATACGGCAGACTGGCAGATGGGCCGGGCGTTTACCCGTTTCGAAACGGAGGACGGTGCAGCCCTGGTCGAGGCCCGGTTCGAGGCCATTGAAACGCTTGCACGGTTGGCCAATGAGCATCACTGCGATGCGGTTCTGGTCGCTGGTGACGTTTTTGATGCGCAAACGGTGTCCGATCGCACTATCAGGAGGGTATTCAACGCCACGAAAGCGTTTGCCGGCCCCTGGGTCATGCTGCCGGGTAACCACGATGCCGCACTCGCCGAGAGCGTGTGGACGAGAGCCCAGCGCCTGGGTGCGGTACCGGAGAATGTACATCTCGCGCTTCAGCCTGGCGTGATCAATCTGGAACCCGAGCGCCTCAGCGTCCTCTGCGCGCCGCTGACCCAGCGCCACACGTATGGTGATCTGACCGAGCCCTTTAGCGGTTACGAGACGCCGGAAGGTTCCATCAGAATCGGCCTGGCCCACGGCAGTGTCCAGGGCCTGTTGCCGGACGAGATTGATTCCACCAACCCCATCGCGCCGAACCGTGCTGAAGCCAGCAGGCTCGACTACCTTGCCCTGGGCGACTGGCACGGGACCAAACAGATTGATGAGCGGACCTGGTACAGCGGGACGCCCGAGCCGGAACGGTTTCGCAACAACGAAGCAGGCAATGCCCTGATCGTTGAGGTGTCCGAGCCTGGCGCAACTCCCTCAGTAACGCGACTACCAACCGGGCGGTATCAATGGCACCAATGGCGGGAAACCCTGGCTGTCCATTCCGATCTTGAACAACTGCTGGACCGTTTGAACGCCTTGCCCGAATCCGCCGTAGTCGACCTTCGACTTGAAGGCTCAGTGACCCTGGCCGGCGAGGAAACCCTGTTGAAGGCGCTCTCGGTTTCGGAAGCACGATTCCGCAGCCTTCGCTGCGAGCGAAGTGGGCTTCAGCTTGCCCCGACCGACGAAGACATCGCGGCTCTGAAAGCGGATGGCTACGTGGGCGAAGTGGTTGAGAGCCTGCGCGATCGCCAGGAAAACGCGCAGGATGACACCGCCCGGGATGCGCTGGCAATCCTGGCGGGGTTGCTGCGGGAGCGTGAACAGGAGGCGGGACAATGA